From uncultured Desulfobacter sp.:
CCAGGTCGCCAAAGCTACGGATAATCGCGTGAAATTCAAATTCTACCCCGGTGGGGTCATGGGAAATGACAAAACCGTCTTGCGAAAAATCCGTATTAACCAACTCCAGGGCGGCGCGCTCATGGGCGGCAGCCTGTCCTCGTTTTTCCCAGGCAATCAAATATATGCCCAGCCCATGAAATTCAAATCCCAGGAAGAGGTGGATTATGTGCGCCGGCACATGGATGACTATGTCATCAAAGGTCTTGATGATGCGGGATTTGTTTGTTTTACCCTCATGGGCGGTGGTTTTGCATATATTATGTCCAAATACCCCATCACATCCATTGGGGATCTTAGAAACCGCAAAATATGGGTACCGGATAATGATAAAATGACCGTGGGTTCCATGGGCTGCTTTGGTGTTTCCCCCATTATCCTGCCCCTGGCTGATGTGCGCACAGGGCTGCAGTCCGGGCTCATTGACACGGTGGAAAACTCCCCGGTCGGTGCCGTTGTGCTCCAGTGGCACACGGAAATAAAATACATTACCAATCTCCCATTGATCTATCTTTATGCTGTTTTTGCCATAGACAAAAAAACATTTAATAAAATTTCACCGGACGACCAAAAAATCGTTTCTGAGATTATGACCCGGGAACTTAAAGAAATCGACCGCTTGAACCGACAAGACAATGTAAAAGCCATTGAAGCCCTTAAAAAACAAGGAATTAAATTTATCACCCCGTCACAGGAACAGATGAATGAGTGGATGGCAACAGCGGCCCAAACGTCCCAAGAAATGATCAATGCCGGAGAGCTGCCCAAAGCGCCGGCAAACAAGGTGGATGATTTGCTTGAGCAGTACCGAAAAAACCAATAAAAAAAATGATTATCTGATATGTCCCGTGTAATTTCCATTCTTCATAAAATAGAAGATGCCCTGCTGGTGAGCCTGCTTTTGCTCATGATCGGTCTTGCCGTGTTTCAGATCGTTCTAAGAAACGGTTTTGATGCAGGTATCGTCTGGGCAGATCCCTTGGTTCGCGTGCTGGTACTCTGGCTGGGGCTCATCGGGGCCATGGTAGCCTCAAGAACAGATAACCACATCAGCATTGATATTGTATCCAAATATTTGCCTGAACAGATTAAACAATTTACGACGCTTTTGGTTTACCTGTTTACAACAATTATCTGTACATTGATGACCTGGCACAGCGCAAGGTTTGTCATCATGGAAAAGGCCGACGGGATGTTTGCCTTTTTTTCGATGCCCATATGGGTCTGTGAACTTGTGATTCCCTTTGCATTCGGCATCATCACCCTCAGATATGCCCTGTTTTTCCTGGGCAATTTAATCAAAATATTCAACGACAGGTCCCTGAAGCACTCATAACATGACATTTATAATTATCGGCTTACTCATTGTTTTTGCCCTGATGGGCGCCCCTTTATTCACTGTGATCATTGCTGCGGCCATGTACGGATTTTACCTGGCTGAAATTGATTTGTCAGTCATGGCCATTGAGTTATACCGGATTGCAGATACCCCTATCCTGCTGGCCCTGCCCTTGTTTACCTTTGCCGGGTATGTTCTTGGGGAGAGCAAGACCTCCCAGCGACTTGTGACATTGACCCGGGCCTTTCTGGGATGGATGCCCGGCGGGCTTGCCATTGTGGCCTTTGTGGTGTGCGCAGTATTCACGGCATTTACCGGGGCATCCGGGGTGACCATTGTGGCCATGGGGGCACTGTTATATCCAGCCCTGACCCAGGCCGGATATACGGACCGTTTCAGCCTGGGACTGGTGACGACTTCGGGCAGCCTTGGCCTGCTGCTGCCCCCGTCTTTGCCCCTGATCCTTTACGGCATCATTGCCCAACAGATGAACGGCGGCGAGCAGGTATCCATTGAAAACCTTTTCCTGGCCGGTCTATTTCCGGCACTTCTTATGATTGTGATGCTGTCAATCTGGAGCGTATGGGCCAACCGGGGAAATCAGGTGCCATTAACCCAATTTTCAGTTAGAAACTGCCTTTCAGCCCTTAAAGCGGCCGGCTGGGAAGTCCCTCTGCCCCTATTTGTATTTTTCGGTATTTATTCCGGATATTTTGCTGTATCCGAGGCAGCCGCGGTAACGGCCATGTATGTACTGGTGGTGGAAATGGCGATCTACCGGGAAATCCCGTTAAAAAAGCTTCCCTGCATCATCCGGGAATCCATGGTTATGGTGGGCGGTATCCTGCTCATCTTAGGCGTATCTTTAGCCCTGACCAACTATCTCATTGATGCGGAAGCACCCATGAAATTGTTCAAATTCTGCGAAACCTTTGTGTCCAGCAAACTGGTGTTTCTCATCCTGCTCAATATCTTCCTGCTGATCCTGGGCGCCATGCTTGATATTTTTTCAGCCATCATTATCATGGTTCCGCTCATGCTGCCGGTGGCCCTGGAATACGGGGTACATCCGGTCCATTTAGGGATTATCTTTCTGGCGAACATGCAGATCGGATATTTCACCCCGCCCGTGGGCATGAACCTTTTCATTGCAGGTTACCGGTTCAACAAGCCCATCCATGAAATTTACCGGGCCACAATTCCGTTCATGCTGGTGCTGCTGTTATCCGTACTCATCATCACCTACTGCCCCCAGTTGAGCCTGTTTCTGATTTAAAAAATAATATCAGGCATCCAGTTCTTTAACAAACGCTTTGAATTTCATAAAATTTTCATGGTTCATGGCATGTTCCATACGGCATGCGGTTTTTTCAGCGGTATCTTCATCAAATTCGACATGTTTAAATAAAAAATGCTTGAACACATTATGACGGGTTGTAACCTCTTTTGCGATTTTATCCCCTTTGGGGGTCAGGGTAATATAGCCATAAGGCTCGTAATTGATCAGTTTCCGGTCAGCCAGTTTTTTGAGGGTGCCGGTAACAGATCCGCATTTGATATTCAATTTTGCGGCAATATCTTTTGACCGGGCAACCGTATTCATAGTCTGAAGTTCCAATATGGCCTCAAGATAGTCTTCAAGGCTTTCGGAAAGGCTGTATTCGCTATTCATGGTTATAATCTCCGTTGTTAAAGTGCTATAAAGCGGCCGGATTACTCCGGCCGCTTGGTAGCTTTTTTTTAATTACCAGGCTTGTCTGCCCTGGCCGCAGCCTTGGCCTTTGTTGCTCTGGCCCCTTCCCTGGCCTGTGCCGGTCCGGCATCTTCCAGGACCGCCCTGACATCTGCCCTGGCCTGCCGCGTTTCCTTTGCCGCCCTGGCCGTTGCAACGGCCACCGGCCTTATTCTGTCCTTTATTCATAATATCACCTCCTTTAACGTCCTTGCGGTTTTCCGCGTCCATGCCGCCACCCTCTGCCCTTTCCCCGGCCTCGCATTTCATAGCAACCGCCCTGGAGTGTAAGCCGTTTGGCTGTAACCAGAGATTCAGCGATTTTATAGCGGGCGGTTTTCAAAATCCGTCCTACGGTCTGCCGGGAAACGTCCATAACCTGCGCGGCTCCAGACTGATCCATGCCCTCATAATCTATGAGTCTGAGGGCTTCAAATTCTTCGAGGGAAAGAATGACTTCTCCGGTCTCTTCTGTTCCCCTGGGCATAAACCCTTTAATGGCCGGTTTGGATGCAATACATCTAGGTCGCTTGGGTCTTGGCATTGGCTTTCCTTGTTATGGTCATTTGATCAAAATATAAATTCAAACAAAGATTATGTCAAGAAAACTTTTCGTTATTTGATTAAAATAGTTTCGACTCTACCTAATTGGCACAATTAAGTTAATCAACTTTTTTTGCTTCTTGCAGCAAGAAACCGCTCCAGGCGATCCATGGCCTCACAAAGTTTTTCTCTGTTTATGGTGCAGGCAATGCGGATACACCCCTCACAGGATAGCCCGAATGGGTATCCGGGTACCACCACTACTTTTTCCTCTTTTATTAAATCCAGGGCAAACTGTCTGGATTGATTGGTTATACTGGAAATATCGGCAAATACGTAAAAACTGCCTTTAGGGCGGTTGACCCGAACCCCGGGCATGGACTCAAGTCGTGAGCAGACCAGTGCCACCCGGCGTTCAAAGGTATCAGACATCTCTTTGATTACTTCATCCGGTGTATCCAGGGCTGCAATGGCTGCCCGCTGGCTCACACTGGAGGCACAGGCCACGGCATAGTTGCACACCTTTACCATCTGATCAATTACAGTCTGGGGTCCATAGGCAAAGCCCACCCGCCACCCCGTCATGGCATAGGTTTTGGAAAAGGAATTAATTACAAGGGCGTGGTTTTCCATACCCGGACAATTATATATGGATGAGGCCCGGCCTCCAAAAGAAATCCGGTCATACACCTCATCAGATACGACGCAAAGATCGTGGGCTTTGGCAATGGCAGAGATTTCTTCCAGCAGGCTTTGCGGTACAACCGTACCTGTGGGATTATTTGGCGAATTGATCAAAATAACTTTTGTTTTTGACGTGATGGCTGCTTCAATGTCTGCCGGGTCCGGTAAAAAACCTTTATTAAATCCCGAAGGCACATACCTGGGCACTGCATGGGTTAGGGTAATGTGGGCCAGGTAATCCGGAAAATGGGGTTCAATGAGGATGATTTCATCTCCGGGGTCCATAAGGGTCCTGAAGGCACTTGCAAGGCCGTTCATGGCGCCATGGGTGATCATAATACATTCCGGCGGAACGGTTTTGCCAAGGTCCTTTGACAGGTTAACGGACAGTTTTTCTATGAGCTGCGGGTCGCCTTGAGCGTGGGTGTAATGGGTATGGCCCTTCCGGGCATCTTCAAAGGCTTTCTCGATAATGGGAGCCGGGGTATGAAAATCCGGCTCGCCGATGCCAAGGGAGATGACATCGTCATATTGGGCTGCGACCTGACTCATTTCCCTTATTACGCTGTACCGCAGGGAGTCAATACTTTTAGAGATATACAAAATTCATTCCTTAAAAAAGGTTACGCATAATCGTTGGCAAATCTGCCGTGATGAGTTTTATGGCGCACAATGGTATAACAAAGGCAGCTGCTGTCAATGGAAAAAAAACTTAAAATAACAAGCAGTTGTTTTTGTTTTAACCATGAACCTGAACCCATATTCTGGTCCTGTTTCAATGTTTTTTAAACCCATTGGACTTGACATTGGTTTTCTGTGTTAAAAATTGATATATAGTCTTTTTTATTCAACGGCCCTGTTCCTTTATTTTGATAATGGAAACCGCTTTTTGGCCGAAAATGAACATAAAATAAAGAGATATACCATGAAAATATTTAATTACCCTTCGCCGGAAGCGGAAAAAAGGGTCCAGGATACCATAGACAGAGGCCTGGGTTTTTCCAGGGAAGACCAGGACAATGTCCAGGCATTTCTGGATGATGTTAAAAATAGGGGTGATGAGGCGCTCATCGAATACACGAACAGGTTTGACTCCCCAGCTGTTACCCTGGAGACCTTTAAGGTCACGGAACAGGAATTTGAAGAAGCCCTGAAACAGATGACCCCGCAGTTTTTAAAGGCCCTTGACCGGGCCGTTGAACAGTTAACAGCGTTTCACAGCCGCCAGAGGGAAAATTCATGGATGGACACGCCCAGAAACGGCGTGATGGTGGGACAGATGGTGCGGCCGGTGACAGCGGCAGGCATCTATGCCCCTGGAGCCAAGGGCGGTAAAACCCCCTTGGTCTCGTCTGTGCTCATGGGCGGAATTCCGGCCAAGGTGGCGGGTGTGGAATCAATCTCTTTGATGACCCCTCCCATGGCTGATGGAAAAATTAATCCCCATCTTCTTGCGGCAGCCCGGGCCGTGGGCATTGATTCAGTGTTTAAGGCCGGTTCTGCCTGGGCCATTGGCGCACTGGCTTACGGCACTGCCCAGGTGCCCAAGGTTGATGTGATTGTGGGGCCTGGAAATATTTATGTCGCCCTTGCCAAAAAAATTGTTTCCGGAACCGTTGGTATCGATATGATTGCAGGTCCCAGCGAAATTCTGATCATTGCAGATAAAACCGCAGACCCGGAATGTCTTGCCGCAGACCTGCTTTCCCAGGCCGAGCATGATGTGCTGGCATCAGCTGTGCTGGTGACCGATTCTCAAGATCTGGCGCAAAAGGTCTCTGCCGCGGTTGAACGCCAGCTTAATGACCTGCCCCGCAAGGATATTGCCGGACCGGCCATCAATAATTTCGGCGCCATTCTGATGGTACCCGATATTGATACCGCCATTGACTTGTCCAACCGCCTGGCACCCGAACACCTTGAAATCATCGTGGAGTCGCCTTTTGATTATATTGACAGGGTTCAAAACGCAGGGGCCCTGTTTCTGGGACCGTACACCCCCGAACCCATGGGTGACTATATTGCAGGCCCCAACCATGTGCTGCCCACAGCAGGTACGGCGCGGTTTTCATCTGCCTTGAGCGTATCCCATTTTACCAAGAAAACCAGCCTGATCCATTATTCCAAAGCCGCCTTTGAAAGGGAGGCAGATGATGTGATTACCCTGGCCGGGACCGAAGCCCTGGATGCCCATGCCAATTCAGTAAAAATCAGACGGAAATAAGAACCTTTTTAGACAAGCTGTTACACTTGATGATCAAGTTTTTAGAAAATTTTTTCCAACGCCGAAGTTGGGCAAATTAACAAAAACTTGATCATTGAGTTAGTGTCTGAACGAAAACCTGAAAATTTTGTCGAGTACAAGGCGGACCGCAAATTTTAACCACAGGCATATATTGAATATTCCGAGGATTAAAGTTTACGCCCAACTAAGAAATCTTATCTTAGGGGTGTATTCGTTTCATTTACGATTTTCGGTCGGGCACGAGTTACAGATTTTCAAGGGCCTGTTTCAGCGCCATTATGGAAAAAGGCTTGGATAGTGCCGCAGAAAATCCGAAAAAAGAATGGTTTTCCATAACCTCATCATTGGCATAGCCCGAGGCGACAATGCCCTTAATTCCAGGGTTCATTGCCAGCAGTTTTTCCATGGTCTCTTCGCCTCCCATGCCATGCTTAACTTCAAGATCAAGGATCACCTTGCCGATAATTTTTCCTTC
This genomic window contains:
- the dctP gene encoding TRAP transporter substrate-binding protein DctP, giving the protein MFNTPILKVFSFILIITVFAVSAEAVTIKIATISPEGSMWMEKMRKGANQVAKATDNRVKFKFYPGGVMGNDKTVLRKIRINQLQGGALMGGSLSSFFPGNQIYAQPMKFKSQEEVDYVRRHMDDYVIKGLDDAGFVCFTLMGGGFAYIMSKYPITSIGDLRNRKIWVPDNDKMTVGSMGCFGVSPIILPLADVRTGLQSGLIDTVENSPVGAVVLQWHTEIKYITNLPLIYLYAVFAIDKKTFNKISPDDQKIVSEIMTRELKEIDRLNRQDNVKAIEALKKQGIKFITPSQEQMNEWMATAAQTSQEMINAGELPKAPANKVDDLLEQYRKNQ
- a CDS encoding TRAP transporter large permease subunit — protein: MTFIIIGLLIVFALMGAPLFTVIIAAAMYGFYLAEIDLSVMAIELYRIADTPILLALPLFTFAGYVLGESKTSQRLVTLTRAFLGWMPGGLAIVAFVVCAVFTAFTGASGVTIVAMGALLYPALTQAGYTDRFSLGLVTTSGSLGLLLPPSLPLILYGIIAQQMNGGEQVSIENLFLAGLFPALLMIVMLSIWSVWANRGNQVPLTQFSVRNCLSALKAAGWEVPLPLFVFFGIYSGYFAVSEAAAVTAMYVLVVEMAIYREIPLKKLPCIIRESMVMVGGILLILGVSLALTNYLIDAEAPMKLFKFCETFVSSKLVFLILLNIFLLILGAMLDIFSAIIIMVPLMLPVALEYGVHPVHLGIIFLANMQIGYFTPPVGMNLFIAGYRFNKPIHEIYRATIPFMLVLLLSVLIITYCPQLSLFLI
- a CDS encoding metal-dependent transcriptional regulator, coding for MNSEYSLSESLEDYLEAILELQTMNTVARSKDIAAKLNIKCGSVTGTLKKLADRKLINYEPYGYITLTPKGDKIAKEVTTRHNVFKHFLFKHVEFDEDTAEKTACRMEHAMNHENFMKFKAFVKELDA
- the hisD gene encoding histidinol dehydrogenase translates to MKIFNYPSPEAEKRVQDTIDRGLGFSREDQDNVQAFLDDVKNRGDEALIEYTNRFDSPAVTLETFKVTEQEFEEALKQMTPQFLKALDRAVEQLTAFHSRQRENSWMDTPRNGVMVGQMVRPVTAAGIYAPGAKGGKTPLVSSVLMGGIPAKVAGVESISLMTPPMADGKINPHLLAAARAVGIDSVFKAGSAWAIGALAYGTAQVPKVDVIVGPGNIYVALAKKIVSGTVGIDMIAGPSEILIIADKTADPECLAADLLSQAEHDVLASAVLVTDSQDLAQKVSAAVERQLNDLPRKDIAGPAINNFGAILMVPDIDTAIDLSNRLAPEHLEIIVESPFDYIDRVQNAGALFLGPYTPEPMGDYIAGPNHVLPTAGTARFSSALSVSHFTKKTSLIHYSKAAFEREADDVITLAGTEALDAHANSVKIRRK
- a CDS encoding TRAP transporter small permease, with the protein product MSRVISILHKIEDALLVSLLLLMIGLAVFQIVLRNGFDAGIVWADPLVRVLVLWLGLIGAMVASRTDNHISIDIVSKYLPEQIKQFTTLLVYLFTTIICTLMTWHSARFVIMEKADGMFAFFSMPIWVCELVIPFAFGIITLRYALFFLGNLIKIFNDRSLKHS
- a CDS encoding pyridoxal phosphate-dependent aminotransferase; protein product: MYISKSIDSLRYSVIREMSQVAAQYDDVISLGIGEPDFHTPAPIIEKAFEDARKGHTHYTHAQGDPQLIEKLSVNLSKDLGKTVPPECIMITHGAMNGLASAFRTLMDPGDEIILIEPHFPDYLAHITLTHAVPRYVPSGFNKGFLPDPADIEAAITSKTKVILINSPNNPTGTVVPQSLLEEISAIAKAHDLCVVSDEVYDRISFGGRASSIYNCPGMENHALVINSFSKTYAMTGWRVGFAYGPQTVIDQMVKVCNYAVACASSVSQRAAIAALDTPDEVIKEMSDTFERRVALVCSRLESMPGVRVNRPKGSFYVFADISSITNQSRQFALDLIKEEKVVVVPGYPFGLSCEGCIRIACTINREKLCEAMDRLERFLAARSKKS
- a CDS encoding DUF134 domain-containing protein, yielding MPRPKRPRCIASKPAIKGFMPRGTEETGEVILSLEEFEALRLIDYEGMDQSGAAQVMDVSRQTVGRILKTARYKIAESLVTAKRLTLQGGCYEMRGRGKGRGWRHGRGKPQGR